From a region of the Pirellulales bacterium genome:
- the flgN gene encoding flagellar export chaperone FlgN: MDETWDAEFADLLAELSATQGELLEVLQLKRTRLGQRELPPLDELQPRETELVKRLQTCQDRRQALLDQAQAAGNSAKTLRAASRQLPPRRRQALEPGLRAAQLQARLLQHQAITNWVLAQKTLIHLSQMLEIIATGGQPRPTYDQQGSHSVAGGVLLNELG; this comes from the coding sequence ATGGACGAAACTTGGGATGCCGAATTCGCCGATTTGCTAGCGGAGCTTTCGGCCACGCAAGGGGAATTGCTCGAAGTCCTGCAGCTCAAACGGACCCGCCTGGGCCAGCGGGAATTGCCTCCCCTGGATGAGTTGCAGCCGCGCGAGACGGAATTGGTCAAGCGACTGCAAACATGCCAGGATCGCCGCCAGGCCCTGTTGGATCAGGCACAAGCGGCTGGCAATTCGGCAAAAACGCTGCGCGCGGCGAGCCGCCAACTTCCCCCCCGGCGGCGACAAGCGTTGGAGCCGGGCTTGCGGGCGGCTCAATTGCAAGCACGCTTATTGCAACATCAGGCGATCACCAATTGGGTGCTAGCACAAAAAACCCTGATTCATCTTTCCCAGATGTTAGAAATTATCGCAACCGGCGGCCAGCCACGGCCGACTTATGATCAACAGGGGAGCCACTCGGTGGCGGGGGGCGTGTTGTTGAATGAGCTGGGTTAA
- a CDS encoding GGDEF domain-containing protein — MFDATWQFGQFFLPAPVALGVVAVIGYFVGRWRREYPQQVDAQMRRELKRAQVVVRELENVSRLSHHGLAELENHIGRFKIRLQKLSSANPGEAMWQELCGEAEVLLRPTLRMASQLAAAYDELRQQCAQLMSFTEVRTDPLTGVSNRRALDEALAGLISLLNRYESGFAIVILDIDHFKKLNDEQGHLYGDEILTGVARLMDENVRDTDQVARYGGEEFVILMPYTNLAGAAQFANRLRERLAAALPVTISAGVAVAASGDTPQTLVARADAALYLAKQQGRNRSCVHDGQRIASFAEFAHFAINLPEHQPIRPAPRGTEKVAVQDHPAAMLEQREAKTPEAPRHSEMPVSQHSPGRDLRPTAETQREQSTERSPAEINLLELGGKPTPPPETPILESETRS, encoded by the coding sequence ATGTTTGACGCAACGTGGCAATTTGGACAGTTTTTTTTGCCCGCCCCCGTGGCATTGGGCGTGGTGGCGGTGATTGGCTATTTTGTGGGGCGCTGGCGGCGGGAATACCCCCAGCAAGTGGACGCCCAAATGCGGCGGGAACTCAAGCGGGCGCAGGTGGTGGTGCGTGAGCTGGAAAATGTCTCCCGTTTATCGCATCATGGCTTGGCCGAACTGGAAAATCATATTGGCCGCTTTAAGATTCGACTACAAAAGTTGTCCTCGGCCAATCCGGGCGAGGCGATGTGGCAAGAGCTATGCGGCGAGGCGGAGGTGCTGTTGCGGCCCACGTTGCGAATGGCTTCGCAACTGGCGGCGGCCTATGACGAGTTGCGACAGCAATGCGCTCAGCTCATGAGTTTTACCGAGGTGCGCACCGATCCCCTGACAGGCGTAAGCAATCGCCGGGCGCTGGATGAGGCGCTGGCGGGTCTGATATCGCTGCTCAACCGCTATGAAAGCGGCTTTGCGATTGTCATTTTGGACATCGACCACTTTAAAAAGCTCAATGACGAGCAAGGGCACTTGTATGGGGATGAAATATTAACCGGAGTCGCCCGCCTGATGGATGAAAACGTGCGCGACACCGATCAAGTGGCGCGGTACGGAGGAGAGGAATTTGTGATCCTCATGCCTTATACGAATTTGGCGGGCGCGGCGCAGTTTGCCAATCGGTTGCGCGAAAGGCTGGCCGCGGCCCTGCCGGTTACCATTAGCGCGGGCGTGGCGGTTGCCGCCTCAGGCGATACGCCGCAAACGCTGGTCGCGCGGGCCGATGCCGCTTTGTATCTGGCCAAGCAACAAGGCCGCAACCGCAGTTGCGTGCATGATGGGCAACGGATCGCGTCATTTGCTGAATTCGCCCATTTTGCCATTAATCTACCCGAACATCAGCCGATCCGTCCCGCACCGCGCGGCACGGAAAAAGTAGCGGTGCAGGATCACCCCGCGGCCATGCTGGAACAGCGCGAGGCCAAAACGCCCGAGGCGCCGCGTCATTCCGAAATGCCAGTAAGCCAGCATTCCCCCGGCCGGGATTTGCGCCCCACCGCGGAAACCCAAAGGGAACAATCGACAGAGCGTTCCCCCGCGGAAATAAATTTATTAGAACTAGGGGGCAAACCGACTCCCCCGCCGGAGACGCCTATCTTAGAAAGTGAAACCCGCAGTTAA
- a CDS encoding flagellar basal body L-ring protein FlgH: protein MRYQTLLILTLGLCGGAAEALAQSSSLYVRSTNGVIPQASASLIYSELLQPRQLKINDLVTIRVIEAGEFSTRGRINRQNNANIDARLRNWIELDGLNLISSPNTDLPRARGSYNVQNQSQGELRTSEELAFNITARVVDVRPNGLLVLEAHKTVRIDDEIYDNSLTGIVRPEDVGAKNLVTSDKIAELSIQRRTVGQVRDSYRRGWLSKFWDQVTPF from the coding sequence ATGCGTTATCAAACGCTTCTCATCTTGACCCTAGGACTATGCGGAGGGGCGGCCGAGGCTCTGGCCCAAAGCAGCAGCTTGTATGTGCGTAGCACCAATGGCGTCATCCCGCAGGCAAGCGCATCGCTGATCTACAGCGAACTATTGCAGCCCCGCCAGCTCAAAATCAATGACCTGGTGACAATTCGCGTGATTGAGGCAGGTGAATTTTCCACCAGAGGACGAATCAACCGCCAAAACAATGCCAACATTGACGCGCGGCTGAGGAATTGGATCGAATTGGACGGCCTAAACCTGATCTCCTCGCCCAATACCGATCTGCCCCGCGCTCGAGGAAGCTACAACGTGCAAAACCAATCGCAAGGAGAACTCAGAACCAGCGAAGAGCTGGCGTTCAACATCACCGCACGAGTGGTCGATGTGCGGCCAAACGGCCTATTGGTGCTGGAGGCCCACAAGACCGTGCGGATCGATGATGAAATCTATGACAACTCCTTGACCGGAATCGTGCGGCCCGAGGATGTGGGGGCCAAAAACCTAGTCACCAGCGATAAAATCGCCGAACTATCCATCCAACGCCGGACGGTTGGCCAGGTCCGGGACTCTTATCGCCGTGGCTGGTTGTCCAAGTTTTGGGATCAAGTGACGCCGTTCTAA
- a CDS encoding rod-binding protein — MQSSLSAIPSGYSTDQLAQRHVHTATTAAAALRDDAGVQQTDANGADRELREQFDKFVGGTFFRQMLGELQKSVGKPAYLHGGQAEEMFRSELNSLLADKLAESSGGGLSQGLFDLFTLQRN, encoded by the coding sequence ATGCAATCCAGCCTCTCCGCTATTCCCAGCGGATATTCGACCGACCAACTGGCCCAACGACACGTCCACACGGCCACAACCGCCGCCGCGGCCTTGCGGGACGATGCCGGGGTTCAACAAACCGACGCCAACGGCGCGGACCGCGAGCTACGGGAACAATTTGACAAGTTTGTCGGCGGCACGTTTTTTCGGCAGATGCTGGGCGAACTGCAAAAGTCCGTCGGCAAGCCAGCGTATCTGCACGGAGGCCAAGCAGAGGAGATGTTTCGGTCAGAGTTGAATTCGCTTTTGGCGGATAAATTAGCGGAAAGTTCCGGCGGCGGCCTAAGCCAAGGCTTGTTCGATCTGTTTACCTTGCAACGAAATTAA
- a CDS encoding Rne/Rng family ribonuclease gives MKQEMLINVSQPEECRIAIVENGILEELYIERSSQDNYVGNIYKGRVVNIEASIQAAFIDFGVGRNGFLHISDLEPEYFRQGGYDPAKPLDEGRDWGGDADDFDDSPRPTRTRRTLRPGARPRVKPPIQDVLRRGDELLVQVIKEGIGTKGPTLSTYISIPGRYLVLMPALGRVGVSRKIEDEEARRKLRDYMHELAPPKGLGFIVRTAGVDRTKKELSRDLAYLCRLWKVIVRRMKKHPAPIDIYEESDMIIRTIRDIFTGDVDSIIIDEPGAYERAKEFLQITMPRYVSRLQLYEGKEPLFHRYSLDHEIAKIQQRKVPLKQGGSIVIDQTEALVAIDVNSGNFRADDSAEETAYQMNLAAAKEIARQLRLRDLGGVIVNDFIDMRKEKHRRNVERALRDAVRRDRARTKILRTSPFGLIEMTRQRIRPSLKRSVYKDCDCCRGMGLVKTAESMAIEVVRLLLLAAQQEDISRMAVTVQFEVGTYLNNKKRREIAKMEENSGKQVQILSKEGVSPEHLVMECYDATGREIRFAALPEAPPTPPRRV, from the coding sequence ATGAAGCAGGAAATGCTGATCAATGTATCGCAACCCGAGGAATGCCGGATTGCGATTGTCGAAAATGGAATCCTGGAAGAACTGTATATCGAACGGAGCAGCCAGGACAACTACGTGGGAAACATCTACAAGGGGCGCGTGGTCAATATCGAAGCCAGCATTCAGGCCGCGTTTATCGATTTTGGAGTAGGCCGAAACGGCTTTTTGCATATTAGCGATCTAGAGCCCGAGTACTTTCGCCAGGGGGGTTACGACCCGGCCAAGCCGCTGGACGAGGGGCGCGACTGGGGGGGCGACGCCGACGATTTTGACGATAGCCCCCGCCCCACCCGTACCCGCCGCACACTGCGACCCGGGGCACGCCCCCGCGTCAAACCCCCCATCCAGGATGTCCTGCGCCGCGGCGACGAATTACTGGTCCAGGTGATCAAGGAAGGCATCGGCACCAAAGGCCCCACCCTGTCCACCTACATTAGCATTCCCGGGCGATATCTGGTCCTGATGCCCGCCCTGGGGCGCGTGGGTGTGTCGCGCAAGATCGAGGACGAGGAAGCCCGCCGCAAATTGCGCGACTATATGCATGAACTGGCCCCGCCCAAGGGACTGGGCTTTATTGTGCGGACGGCGGGCGTGGACCGGACCAAGAAAGAGTTGTCGCGGGATTTGGCGTATTTGTGCCGATTATGGAAAGTCATCGTCCGCCGGATGAAAAAGCATCCCGCGCCGATCGACATATACGAGGAAAGCGACATGATCATCCGCACGATCCGGGACATTTTTACCGGCGACGTGGATAGCATCATCATTGACGAGCCGGGAGCATACGAGCGGGCCAAGGAATTTTTGCAAATCACCATGCCGCGGTATGTCAGCCGCCTGCAACTGTACGAGGGCAAAGAACCGCTGTTTCACCGCTATTCGCTGGACCACGAAATCGCCAAGATTCAGCAGCGTAAAGTCCCCCTCAAACAAGGGGGCTCCATTGTCATCGACCAGACCGAAGCGCTGGTGGCAATCGACGTGAACAGCGGGAATTTTCGCGCGGATGACTCGGCGGAGGAAACCGCCTACCAGATGAATCTGGCCGCCGCCAAGGAAATCGCCCGGCAATTGCGGCTGCGCGACCTGGGTGGAGTGATCGTGAATGACTTTATCGACATGCGCAAGGAAAAACACCGCCGTAACGTCGAACGCGCCCTGCGCGACGCCGTCCGCCGCGACCGGGCCCGCACCAAAATTTTACGCACCAGCCCCTTTGGCCTGATCGAAATGACCCGCCAACGCATCCGCCCCAGCCTCAAGCGCAGCGTTTATAAGGACTGCGATTGCTGCCGCGGCATGGGCTTGGTCAAAACCGCCGAAAGCATGGCGATCGAGGTGGTGCGGCTGTTGCTGCTAGCCGCCCAACAAGAAGACATTTCCCGGATGGCGGTGACCGTCCAATTTGAGGTGGGGACGTACCTGAACAACAAAAAGCGGCGGGAAATTGCCAAAATGGAGGAAAACTCTGGCAAACAGGTGCAAATTTTGAGCAAGGAAGGGGTTTCCCCCGAACACCTGGTGATGGAATGTTACGACGCGACCGGGCGGGAAATTCGGTTTGCCGCCCTGCCGGAAGCCCCCCCGACCCCCCCTCGACGGGTCTAA
- the flgG gene encoding flagellar basal-body rod protein FlgG codes for MGIQTLYTAATGMDSLQTKLDVIANNLANVNTTGFKRDRANFEDLYYRREVIPGNLDAGGSRTPLGIEIGLGSTVQSTQTDFNQGAFQQTSRQLDIAIEGAGFLQVIDPSSQQILFTRAGNLSINANGELVIGSALVGRKLEPAITIPPDATDIVIGPDGQVSVRQAGQTQLQALNQLQLATFQNPQGLLKLGENMYSQTDASGDPITANPGTQGLGIIRQNALEASNVEPVSELIDLITTQRAFELNSQAVQAGDQVLQLVSNLRRF; via the coding sequence ATGGGAATCCAAACGCTGTACACCGCCGCGACCGGCATGGACTCGTTGCAGACCAAACTGGACGTCATTGCCAATAACCTGGCCAACGTGAACACCACCGGTTTTAAGCGCGACCGGGCAAACTTTGAAGACCTGTACTATCGCCGCGAGGTCATTCCCGGCAACCTCGACGCGGGGGGGAGCCGCACCCCCTTGGGGATCGAGATCGGCCTGGGATCCACCGTGCAAAGCACGCAAACCGATTTTAACCAGGGGGCTTTTCAGCAAACGTCGCGGCAACTGGACATCGCCATCGAAGGTGCGGGATTCTTGCAAGTGATCGATCCCTCCTCCCAGCAAATTTTGTTCACCCGCGCGGGCAACCTGAGCATTAATGCGAATGGCGAATTAGTGATTGGCTCGGCCCTGGTGGGACGCAAGCTCGAGCCGGCCATCACCATTCCCCCGGATGCAACCGATATCGTTATCGGTCCGGATGGACAAGTTTCGGTCCGACAAGCTGGCCAAACTCAATTGCAAGCCCTCAATCAACTGCAACTGGCCACCTTTCAAAATCCCCAGGGGCTGCTCAAGCTGGGCGAGAACATGTACTCGCAGACGGACGCCTCTGGCGATCCTATTACCGCCAATCCCGGCACGCAAGGGTTGGGCATCATCCGCCAAAACGCCCTGGAAGCTTCCAATGTGGAACCGGTCAGCGAGTTGATTGATCTGATCACCACGCAACGCGCGTTCGAGCTGAACTCCCAGGCGGTCCAGGCCGGCGACCAGGTCCTGCAATTGGTCAGCAATTTACGCCGCTTCTAG
- a CDS encoding flagellar hook-basal body protein, which produces MPYGLYISAEGAHAQSKRLEVLSNNLANVDTPGFKRDLALFQARLAEEVVQGQVPHGQGHVQDQGGGIWLRGTATDFSPGVLKRTDIPTDFAVNGDGFFVVEKEGEKFLTRAGNFFFNSEGTLVTPGGHTVLSDAGTPVVIAAELPWQATADGGIQQGPDKIYLGLERPQSLADLSKQGENLFLPLAPTEPVPLEERDVRNNYLELSSVKPTLEMMELIETSRAFEANINMIKNHDTLLGALVNRVLRQA; this is translated from the coding sequence ATGCCATACGGACTGTATATTTCCGCCGAGGGTGCCCACGCGCAATCCAAGCGTTTAGAGGTGCTCTCTAACAATCTGGCGAATGTCGACACGCCGGGCTTTAAGCGCGATTTGGCTTTGTTTCAAGCGCGTTTAGCCGAGGAAGTCGTTCAGGGGCAAGTTCCCCACGGCCAGGGTCACGTTCAGGACCAGGGGGGAGGCATTTGGCTGCGCGGGACCGCCACGGATTTTAGCCCCGGAGTGCTCAAACGGACCGACATCCCGACCGACTTTGCCGTAAATGGCGACGGCTTTTTTGTGGTGGAAAAAGAAGGGGAAAAATTTCTCACCCGCGCGGGGAACTTTTTTTTCAATAGCGAGGGGACGCTGGTGACCCCGGGCGGACACACCGTCCTCAGCGATGCGGGAACGCCGGTGGTCATTGCCGCGGAGCTTCCCTGGCAGGCCACCGCGGACGGTGGAATTCAGCAAGGTCCCGACAAGATTTACCTGGGCCTGGAACGCCCCCAGTCACTGGCCGATCTGAGCAAGCAGGGGGAAAACCTGTTTCTGCCGCTGGCCCCGACCGAACCAGTTCCCCTGGAAGAGCGCGATGTGCGCAACAACTACCTGGAACTTTCGAGCGTCAAACCAACGCTGGAAATGATGGAATTGATCGAAACCTCGCGTGCGTTCGAGGCCAACATCAACATGATTAAAAACCACGACACGCTCCTGGGCGCGCTCGTCAATCGCGTCCTACGACAGGCGTAG
- the flgA gene encoding flagellar basal body P-ring formation chaperone FlgA — MLCGLLAVGCFSASAAEISLRPTALISGKMLTLGDLCEVADPDPVVAAELSGLALGPAPTAGRSQIWRLREIQDRLSLAGVNLAEHRFGGSAQVTLQHARAATPAEQPLSDAQLAAIEEAVEAAIESQLQKATTTADERLSPLAPSPPTLVAKVQLTQETARQLSASSTRIVILTPIQPDIGFQEISVCPRGQMALARSLRIELRPAPQVVVSTRGVPRGAMISAADVRLVPMTKRTLTGALTSLESVIGKEASLAIAPGQTLTGDYLQNPILVRRGEVVDLSVLTGGVQIRTKGRARSDGGLGDVVQVDLLENKQAVVARVAGPQAVEILGGSGGVAR, encoded by the coding sequence TTGCTCTGCGGCCTGCTGGCGGTGGGCTGTTTTTCCGCCTCCGCGGCGGAAATTTCCCTTCGTCCGACGGCGTTAATCTCGGGAAAAATGTTAACCCTAGGCGATTTGTGTGAAGTGGCGGATCCCGATCCGGTCGTGGCCGCCGAACTGTCCGGTTTAGCCCTGGGTCCCGCTCCGACGGCGGGAAGATCGCAAATCTGGCGTCTCCGCGAGATTCAAGACCGTTTGAGCCTGGCGGGGGTTAATCTGGCCGAACATCGTTTTGGCGGTTCGGCCCAGGTCACTTTACAACACGCCCGCGCGGCGACCCCCGCGGAACAACCGTTATCCGACGCGCAGTTAGCCGCGATCGAGGAAGCCGTCGAGGCCGCCATTGAATCCCAGTTGCAAAAAGCCACCACTACCGCCGATGAACGCTTATCGCCGCTCGCCCCGTCACCGCCTACCCTGGTGGCAAAAGTCCAGCTCACCCAAGAAACCGCCCGACAGCTTTCAGCCAGTTCCACGCGGATCGTCATTCTAACACCCATTCAACCGGACATTGGTTTTCAGGAAATCAGCGTTTGCCCTCGTGGTCAAATGGCTCTCGCCCGCTCCTTGCGGATAGAGCTGCGGCCCGCTCCCCAGGTGGTGGTAAGTACGCGAGGAGTGCCGCGGGGGGCCATGATCAGCGCGGCCGATGTGCGCCTGGTTCCGATGACCAAACGAACTTTGACCGGGGCATTGACCAGCCTAGAGAGTGTCATTGGCAAAGAGGCGTCCCTGGCCATTGCTCCGGGACAGACCCTCACCGGGGACTATTTGCAAAATCCCATCCTCGTGCGACGGGGGGAAGTGGTCGATTTATCCGTCTTAACCGGAGGGGTGCAAATTCGGACCAAGGGGCGCGCGCGGAGTGATGGGGGATTGGGAGATGTGGTGCAGGTGGACCTTCTGGAAAATAAACAAGCGGTGGTGGCCCGCGTTGCCGGCCCGCAAGCGGTCGAAATATTGGGGGGCAGCGGTGGTGTGGCGCGATAA
- the rplU gene encoding 50S ribosomal protein L21 — MYAIISDGGRQFKVTEGQELQIDYRGEDIAVGTEIVFDRVLAAGEGESLRIGSPVLAGARVSATVQGEFKGEKLVIQKFRRRKNSKRKTGHRQIFTTVLIEKITA, encoded by the coding sequence ATGTACGCAATTATCAGTGACGGTGGCCGTCAATTCAAAGTGACCGAAGGCCAGGAACTGCAAATCGATTACCGGGGAGAAGACATCGCCGTCGGTACCGAGATCGTCTTTGACCGGGTCTTGGCCGCGGGCGAAGGAGAATCCCTGCGGATTGGCTCGCCGGTGCTGGCGGGCGCTCGGGTGAGCGCCACCGTCCAAGGTGAATTCAAGGGTGAAAAACTAGTCATCCAAAAGTTTCGCCGTCGTAAAAACAGCAAGCGTAAAACTGGCCATCGCCAAATTTTTACCACGGTGCTCATCGAAAAGATCACCGCCTAA
- a CDS encoding flagellar basal body P-ring protein FlgI yields MHDAPATPDRHPCGSLGRRWIGPCLAVMVLAQSLTCLPLPAATLIKHIVRLKGQEEVTIQGMGLVVGLNGTGDGPGYAPAIRGLAAMLQKLGNPISTERGLLELKDAKNVALVMVTATIPATGARQGDLLEATVSSVGAAKSLEHGYLLSTALLSPQAGQDRVFGIAQGTLQLDNPRAKTVARIRQGCRLEEDFFHDFVKDDKITLVLNKSHADFQVAQELAEQINSQLNFNTKSGQLARALDQVNIEVQIPPQYKDDVVDFVAQVMSRPLLEPETGGRVIINERVGTIAISGDVEIGAVAVTHKNMVIETPGVPSVANRIVGVETAAKPTAKLKSLVEALNALKVTADDQIAIIKIIERDGKLHGTLIIE; encoded by the coding sequence ATGCATGACGCCCCTGCCACTCCTGATCGCCATCCCTGCGGATCGCTGGGCCGCCGCTGGATAGGTCCCTGCCTGGCTGTCATGGTCCTGGCCCAATCGCTGACATGCCTCCCCCTCCCCGCCGCGACATTGATCAAGCATATTGTCCGGCTGAAGGGGCAAGAAGAAGTCACGATCCAGGGGATGGGCCTGGTCGTGGGTCTGAATGGAACCGGCGACGGGCCGGGTTATGCCCCGGCGATACGCGGGTTGGCCGCCATGCTCCAAAAGCTGGGCAATCCCATCAGCACCGAGCGGGGACTGCTGGAACTGAAAGACGCAAAAAATGTCGCGCTGGTCATGGTGACCGCCACCATTCCCGCGACCGGAGCGCGTCAGGGGGATCTGCTGGAGGCGACCGTCTCGAGCGTGGGAGCGGCCAAGAGCCTGGAACATGGCTACCTGCTTTCCACGGCGCTGCTAAGCCCCCAAGCGGGGCAGGATCGGGTCTTTGGCATTGCGCAGGGAACGCTGCAACTGGACAATCCCCGCGCTAAAACCGTTGCCCGAATCCGCCAGGGGTGCCGCCTAGAAGAGGATTTTTTCCATGATTTTGTCAAGGATGACAAGATTACGCTGGTGTTGAATAAAAGCCATGCCGATTTTCAAGTGGCCCAGGAATTGGCCGAGCAAATCAACAGCCAGCTCAATTTCAACACCAAAAGCGGCCAACTGGCCCGCGCGCTCGATCAGGTCAACATCGAGGTGCAAATCCCCCCGCAATACAAGGATGACGTGGTCGACTTTGTGGCGCAAGTGATGAGCCGTCCGCTCTTGGAACCCGAAACGGGGGGCCGGGTCATTATCAATGAGCGGGTGGGAACGATTGCCATCAGCGGCGATGTCGAGATCGGCGCGGTGGCGGTCACGCACAAAAACATGGTGATTGAAACTCCGGGCGTCCCCTCCGTGGCCAACCGGATTGTGGGGGTCGAGACCGCCGCCAAGCCCACCGCCAAATTAAAAAGCCTGGTTGAGGCCCTAAACGCCCTCAAGGTTACCGCCGATGACCAGATCGCAATTATTAAGATCATTGAACGGGATGGAAAATTGCACGGCACGCTCATTATCGAGTAA
- a CDS encoding prenyltransferase/squalene oxidase repeat-containing protein: MMKRNFPSIVLCVGTMSLGWALFPGVCQLLAADPTGTGTIPAVANATAVQPQITELRGKALEYLRTKGQAPDGSFSKAAGSGVTSFCTAAMLRSGLSADDPTVAKSLKFLESNIQPDGGIYVADSLNKNYETALAVMALAAANSDGRYKSQIAAADKFLKGLQWDETENADQANVNYGGAGYGRKNRPDLSNTSFLIDALRAAGNGPEDENIQKALIFVSRCQNLESEHNTTPFAAKINDGGFYYTVANGGESFAAGSTPEGGLRSYASMTYAGLKSMVYAGLTKDDPRVKAALAWIEKHYDLDSNPGMGPDGLFYYYHTFAKTLHALEMDTVTDAQGVKHDWRAELVAQLAKRQQADGSWVGDSKRWMETDPNLVTAYGLMCLAYAEKPASK; encoded by the coding sequence ATGATGAAACGCAATTTCCCGTCGATTGTCCTCTGTGTCGGAACCATGAGCCTGGGTTGGGCGCTCTTTCCGGGGGTTTGCCAATTGCTGGCCGCGGATCCGACAGGCACGGGGACCATTCCCGCCGTGGCCAATGCGACTGCTGTGCAACCGCAAATCACCGAACTGCGGGGCAAGGCATTGGAATATTTGCGGACTAAGGGGCAAGCCCCGGATGGCAGCTTTAGTAAAGCGGCGGGATCAGGCGTAACATCATTCTGCACGGCGGCCATGTTGCGTTCCGGGTTATCGGCCGATGACCCCACCGTGGCCAAGAGCCTGAAATTTTTGGAATCAAACATCCAGCCCGATGGCGGGATTTATGTCGCGGACTCCCTCAATAAAAACTACGAAACCGCCCTGGCGGTGATGGCCCTGGCCGCCGCAAATTCCGACGGACGTTATAAATCGCAAATTGCCGCAGCGGATAAATTTCTCAAGGGGTTGCAATGGGATGAGACGGAAAACGCCGACCAGGCCAATGTCAATTACGGCGGCGCGGGTTACGGCCGCAAAAATCGCCCTGATCTGTCCAACACCTCGTTTTTGATCGATGCCCTCCGGGCGGCCGGAAATGGTCCCGAGGATGAGAACATCCAAAAAGCGTTGATCTTTGTCAGCCGCTGCCAAAATTTGGAAAGTGAACACAACACCACGCCGTTTGCCGCCAAGATTAACGATGGCGGTTTTTATTACACCGTGGCTAACGGCGGTGAAAGTTTTGCCGCCGGTTCCACTCCCGAAGGAGGCCTGCGCAGTTATGCCTCCATGACCTACGCCGGGCTAAAAAGCATGGTGTATGCCGGCCTTACCAAGGACGATCCCCGTGTCAAGGCGGCGCTCGCCTGGATCGAGAAGCATTACGACCTCGACAGCAATCCCGGCATGGGTCCCGATGGACTGTTTTATTACTACCACACCTTTGCCAAAACCCTCCATGCCCTCGAAATGGACACCGTAACCGACGCCCAAGGGGTCAAACATGACTGGCGGGCCGAATTAGTCGCCCAACTGGCCAAACGCCAGCAAGCCGACGGCTCTTGGGTGGGTGATAGCAAGCGATGGATGGAAACCGACCCCAATTTGGTTACGGCGTATGGGCTCATGTGCCTGGCATATGCGGAAAAGCCAGCCAGCAAGTAA